AGAGCAACCCAGGACCCCGAAGTATTTGATCTGCAATGCGGACGAGGGGGACCCCGGAGCGTTCATGGACAGAAGTGTCTTAGAGGCTGATCCGCATGCGATCGTCGAGGGGATGATTATCGGGGCCAAGGCGATCGGTGCGGAGCAAGGCTTCATCTACGTTCGGACCGAGTATCCTCTTGCGGTGCAGCGCATCAAGAAGGCGATCAAACAGGCGGAAGAGAATGGGCTCTTGGGTGAGGGCATCCTTGGCAGTGACCTCAAGTTCACTCTGTCCGTCGTGCGAGGCGCAGGTGCGTTCGTCTGCGGCGAGGAGTCAGCGCTTATGCAGTCCATTATGGGACACGTCGGAAGGCCAAAGCAACGTCCTCCCTTCCCAGCACAGAAAGGGCTCTGGGGCAAGCCAACCAACATCAACAACGTAGAGACATGGGCCAATATCCCGCAGATCATTCTCAAAGGCGGCGAGTGGCTCGCCGGGCTGGGGACCGAGAATAGCAAAGGCACGAAGATATTCTCGCTAGTCGGGAAGGTCAACAACACTGGCCTGGTCGAGGTCCCGATGGGGATCAAGATCAGGGAGATCGTTTACGGGATTGGTGGGGGCGTCCTGGGTGGTAGAAAGTTCAAGGCAGTCCAGACTGGCGGCCCATCGGGAGGGTGTCTGCCAGAATCGATGCTGGACATGCCGATAGACTACGAGAGCCTCAAAAGCGTGGGGTCCATGATGGGGTCCGGTGGCCTCATCGTTATGGACGAGAAGACGTGCATGGTCGATGTCGCGCGCTATTTCACAGACTTCCTTGCCCACGAGTCGTGCGGCAAATGCTTCACTTGCAGGAAGGGCCTTGAACGCATGTTGGAGATACTGACAAATATATGCGAGGGTAAGGGGAAGGAAGGCGATGTTGAGCTGCTCGAAGAGCTCGCGATTATGGTCAGGGAGACCTCAATGTGCGCTCTGGGGCAAACCGCCGCGAACCCAGTCCTTTCCACCATTCGCTACTTCAGGGATGAGTACGATGCGCACATTAGAGAGGCTATATGTCCAGCCGGCTTCTGCAAAGCGCTTATTACCTACTCTATCCTTGAGGATAAATGTGTTGGCTGCGGTGCGTGCGCGAGGGCTTGCCCAGTCGGTGCAATCTCCGGTGAAAAGAAACAGGTTCACAACATTGACACGGGCAAATGCATTGAGTGTGGTGCGTGTGCTGAGGTCTGCAAGTTCGACGCGATAAATATTGCTTAACAATAAGGAATGCTGGAATGCCTAAATTGACGATCGACGGGATTGAGGTGGAGGTGGAAAAGGGGACCACGCTCTTAGAGGCGATTAGGTTCCTGGGGATCAATGTTCCGACGCTTTGCTACAATGATGGATTGACTCCCTATGGCGCTTGCAGGCTCTGTATTGTGGAGATAGGCAAGCCACCACGGTCAACAATTGTCAGTTCGTGCATCTATCCCGCGGAGGATGGACTTTACGTTCGCGCGAACTCAGAGAAAGTAATCAAGCTCAGAAAGCTGATCATAGAGTTAATGCTGGCAACAGTTTCAAGTTCGAAGACCATTCAGGACCTCGCCTCGAAGTTTGGCGTAACGCAGTGCAGGTTCGAGCCGGAACATGAGGAATGTATCCACTGCGGCCTCTGTGTGAGGATGTGTAACGAGCAGATGATGTCGGGCGCAATTGCTTTTGCCCAGAGGGGTAAGGACATGGTGATCACAACGCCGTTCGACAAGACCTCAGAGGTCTGCCGTCAATGCGGCGCGTGTATGTATATATGTCCGTGCTGTGAGCTGCGATGCCAGGGGCCGGACGCCGAGACCACAGTCTGTAATGGATGCTTGAACCTGGAACCCCCGTGCCTCGACACCTATGAAGATAAGATGTGTTTCCTTGACCCATGTGCGGCCTGTGAGCTGGCGGGGCCGTTCCGGTCGGACATGAAAAAGAAAGATGAAGCTTAGAGTTTTAGCTGAGTAAACAATAAGAAAATAGGTTTGTTTTTGCGAGAGACCTGTAGGAGGAACCAATGACCCTAACCAAACTGAACGCTACTGCCGCGACGCTCTCAAAGAACAGGACTGAGGGGTCTGTCTGTCCCAGTAGTGGAATGTGTGTTACCTGTATCGACGGCTGCGTTGGGATGTGCGAGATAGGCAAGTCCGCGTATCGAGGCCATGAGGTGATCTATCCTCAGCCATTTGGCATCATCACGACTGCCGCTGAGAAGGATTACCCAGTTGATTATTCCTACCTTAACATCATGGGCACCGCCGTGGGAGCCGTCGGAATCGAGGCCGACAGCGACAAGGCGCTCTTCCCTAACGTGACGCTTGAGAGGAAGATCGGCAAGAACAACCCGATTAAGGTCAAGCTCCCATTCGTAATACCGGGGCTTGGTTCGACCAATATCGCCAAGCAGAACTGGGAGGGACTCGCCATCGGCTCTGCGCTTGCGGGCACAATCGTCACCATCGGTGAAAACGTCGTTGGGATGGATGTGGAATCGACGATCAAGAATGGAAAGGTAGTCGATGCGCCTGACCTGGCGTGGAGGATCAAGACCTTCTTCGATTGGCAGCGTGACGGCTATGGGGACATTGTTGTTCAGGCGAACATCGAGGACACAAAGCTCGGCATACAGGAATATGCCATAAGGGAGTGCGGCGCCCAGACCGTGGAGCTCAAGTGGGGACAGGGAGCAAAGGACATCGGTGGCGAGGTCAAGATCAAGGACCTGAAAAAGGCACAATTGCTCTATAAACGTGGTTATATTGTTTTACCTGACCCGACCGATCCAGTGGTAATCGATGCCTTCAACCACGGCTCATTCCGCGAGTTCGAGCGCCATTCAAGAGTCGGCATGGTCAACCTCGATGACTTTCTCAAGAGAGTGGAGGAACTCAGAAAAGCGGGCGCAAAGCGAGTGTTCCTGAAGACGGGCGCCTATCGCCCTGCGGACCTCGCGCGGGCGGTCAAGTTTTCATCTATTGCTGGCATCGATCTGCTCACCATTGACGGTGCGGGGGGCGGAACCGGTATGAGCCCGTGGCGGATGATGAACGAGTGGGGCATCCCATCGCTTGAGCTTCACACTCTAACATACCAGTTCTGCGACAGGCTGGCTAAGAAGGGTAAGTATGTCCCAGATATCGCTCTGGCTGGCGGCTTCACCTTCGAGGACCAGATATTCAAGGCACTGGCTCTATGTTCGCCTTACGCCAAACTAATTGGCATGGCCCGTTCACCGCTGGCGGCAGCGATGGTTGGAAAGACAATAGGCAAGAGGCTGGAGGTGGGCGATCTGCCGGTGTTCATCGAGCGCTTCGGTTATTCCAAGGACGAGATATTCGTCACAGCGCCCAAGCTGAGAGAGGAATACGGCGACAAGTTTGACGATATCCCAACCGGCGCTATCGGCGTCTATACCTACTACGAGAGGCTGGCCCAAGGCATCAGGCAGATGATGGCCGGTGCCAGGAAGTTCGCCCTCGAGCACATGACCCGCCATGACCTCGCTAGCCTGACCAGGGACTGCGAAGCGCTCACTGGCATCCCATACACCATGGACGTGGACAAGGAAGAAGTGGACAAAATCCTCGACGCATAAGCAACGCGCCAATTAAACAGCAAGAGCGAAGCGCCTCGTGCCCCAGCGGTGCGAGGCGCTTTTTTTGTTTTGGCCCGAAATCGCTTGCCTATCAGACCGGAGGACCCGCGTCCAGATACATCTTCAGATGTTCGAGAACACCACGACTAACCGTCTCAGCAAGCTCGAGCAAGCGAGATCCCTCTCTCTTGTCGGCAGGGGGGTAGTCTCCCGGATACCGAAACTCGACACCATAGACAGTCAGATCGGTCGCTCCCATAAACACTTTGCAGAGTCTCGCGTCAACCGGCTTCAAGTGGCGAAGTAGTTGCCTTATGTCGTGCGTCTTCGGAAACTCCACCTGATGGCGGATAAGCAGAGCCTTGAGGTACTTCTCTGCTGCCTGTTGAGCGTGGAAACCTACTGCTTCGTAATCATGATCGAGCTCTTCGAGCAGAATGCGCGCGGCCTCGAGGTCCCTATCGGCCTTGAAAAGCCATTGATGCACAAGGTCCCAAACCACCCGTTCACGGCTTCTCATAAAGCACTCGTCCATACTTGTTGGCTGGATAGGCAAGGCCACCTATGACGTCTTTTTCCTCCTGGAATTGCTCCTCGCCCATCACCCAGAGATCAACCCATACTGGCAAATCGGGCGGCAACAGAGCCCGCAAACGCCTCTGCTCGCGCCGCTTGTCCGGGGCGCCCGCCTCAACAATAACTAGGTCGATATCGCTCTCAGTTCCCGCAGTGCCAGCGGCCCGGGAACCATAGAGGATTACCCTTATGACCGGCCCCGCCCTACCGAGAGTTTCCGCAATATCAACAAGCACTTCTTCAGTAGCCACGTCAACCTGCACGGATATCCTCCCTCATATAGGAGCTGTCCACAAAAAACGCTCGCCCGCACCAAATCCTACAGTACCAGCCCCACACATTACAATTGGTCGTAGAATTCTAGAAAGTCCCACGCCCGTCGCAGCATCTAGTCTATAATCGGGCCTCATTGCTCAAGCGCCGCACATAATGACAGACTCACCCGTTTCCTTCGAGCTCCCGAATCTCGCCGTCTATTATGCGGTCGATGGGCTCGCAGAGTGACTTATACTCAAGCCCATCATGGTCAGAATCCCGTCCACTGCCCTCCCCGCCAATCAGAGCTCTCGTAACGCATTGAAGCAGCCATTGGGCGTTGTCCTCTAACAATTGGCGGTTCACGTCCGAGATTATGTGCCGTGTCAGGGTCTATTTGTCAATGAGCGTATGGCAGAAGCAGCGGGGGGGGCTGGGGGCACGCTGCGGCTGCACCCAGCTACCATTGATTGCCGTCTCAGAAGTGGTAGCGCCAGGCGATCGCGGCAGCGAGCACGAGCACCGCAACACCGTAACCCAGCGGGTCGCGCCAAGAATGCCTGAGGCGCAGGATGCTGGTGCGGTTGGCTTTCTTGCCGAAGGCACGGGATTCGAGCGCCATCGAGAGCACGTCCGTTGCTCTGAGCGCGTGAAGGACGACTGGAACGATCAACGGGATGTGTTTTATCGCGCGCCTCACGGGATTGCCCTGGTCGAGCGTGTGGCCTCTGGCCTTCTGGGCATCACGAATTAGGCCGACCGTCGAGATGAACGTCGGCACCAGTCGGAACGAGAGCATCAGCGTGAACGTGAAGACAAATGGGATGCCCAGCATTCTGAGTGCAGCCATAAACTCCTCGACCCTGGTTACGGTTAGAAAGACCACGCCGACAAGGACGAGCGAGATCAGTCTCGAGGCCATCGTGATTCCACGAAAGAGGCCTTCGTTCGTAATGGATAGGCCCAGGAAGCTCGCGACCTCTTCCCCGCTCCTGAAGAATAGCGGCCAGACGACAACCGTTACAACCGCCATTATCAGGATGATGGGCAAGACAGTCCTTACCGAGCGCCAGGCCCGGGCGAACGTTACCACAATAAGAAGGCCGACCAGATAGCCCAGCGAGCCCGCAAGGTCGGACATCACAAGCGGCGATACAAGTAGGAGCGAGGCGCAGATCAGCTTGGTGAGCGGATGAAGTTTATGAAAAGGCGTGATTCGGGGGCTGTATAGGCCGTATCTCTTGTTGGACATCGGTCAGGTTGGGGGCAGGTCAGGCGTGCCCGCGGGCCCCTCGGTGAGTTCTTTGAGATTGGCCAGAGCTGCGCCGGGATGCCCCTTGTCAAGGTCAATCTGCGAAATCCGTGTAATCGTCCGCCGCCATAGGCTTTGGCCGACGGCTGTCTGTGGGTGCATCGCGACCGCTTAACCACTCTTGTCGAAAAGACTAACAAACTCGGAGACGCTCAGCGCCGTCATCCCGAACCGGTGCGAGAGCTCGACGATTTTCGGGGGAACGAGGCCTGCTTGAGCGAGTAACTCTCGATTCTGCGGCTCGAAGAAAGCTCGCACCGGCCCGTCATATACGATCCCGCCTTTCACGAAAGCAATGACGCGCCTCGCGTACTCCGGCACGAGGTGAAGCGAGTGAGTTATGAAGATGACCGTCTTACCTTGACTGTTGAGGCTGGACAGCATGGACATCACTTTCCGCTCCTGAAAATAGTCGAGGCCAGTAGTAGGCTCGTCCAAGATCAGAATCTCGGGGTCACACGCAAGCGTCGATGCGATCGCGGTGCGCTGCCGCTCGCCTTTTGTTAGGCAAAAAGGATCGGAGCTCTTCTTCGCAGCCAGGTCAACCGTCTCGATGGCAGATGTAACGAGCCTTTCGATCTGCTTCTCTGAGTAGCCCAGGTTCTCAGGCCCGAATCGGACCTCCTGCTCGATCGTCTCGCAGAAGACCTGATTGTCCGGATTCTGGAAGACGAAACCGACGTCCCTGGCAACCTCGGAGATTCGCATCCGCGACACGTTCTTTCCACGCAGGAGCACCTTCCCCGCCGTTGGCTTCAAAAGAGCGTTCAGATGCTTTACAAAAGTGGTCTTGCCCGAGCCGTTCCGGCCGACGAGCGCAACGAAATCACCCCGGCCGATTGACAGCGATATGTCTTGGACGGCGAATCTGCCCTTTTCATAAGAGTGCGACAGCGATTGCACCTCGATCAGCGGAAGGCGCCGTCTCATCACGTCTTCGCGCTCAGCCTTCAGAAGCTCCTCGTAGCGAGCATGGTTGGGCACGAACGAATGGCTGATAGTTTTGTAAGCATCATCGACGCCGAGCATAAGTTCGTCGGTTCCAAGCGCTTGGCAGGCCTCGGCTACTTGGTGAGGGCGAATACCAGAGCGAGAGAGAACGTCAGGCTGCCCGCACAGCTGCCCAGGACTCAAAGAAGACCCCAGCCGCCCATGTTGCATCAGGGCGATGCCGTCAAAATCAACTAGAGACTCTACCTCGTGTTCGATCATAACGACTGTGGCTCCCAGAATACGAAGCTGACTCACAACCCGATAGACGGCGGCCCTTCCCTCGGGGTCCAGGTCGGTAGTTGTCTCATCAAGAAGCAAAAGGTCCGGGTGCATCGCAAGCACAGACGCGATAGCCAGGCGCTGCTTTTCACCGCCGGAGAGAGATGCTGGCTCTCGGTCCTCGAAACCCGAGAGGCCAACGACCTCCAGGCACTCCGTGACTCGCCTGCGTATCTCATCTGGGTCCACGCCCAAGTTCTCAGGACCGAAGGCGACCTCCTGTTCAACGTTTGTGCAGAAGAGCTGATTCTCGAACTCCTGAAAGACTATCCCGACCTTGCCGGCCAGTTCAGCAACGCCGTGTTCGGATGGGCATAGCCCAAAGACGCTTAGCGAGCCGGTTATCTCGGCGCGCTGGAAGTTGGGAATAAGTCCGTTAAGACATTTGAGAAAAGTAGATTTCCCGGCGCCCGTGTGCCCCATTATGGCGATTGCCTTACCACGAGCGAGGCCGAAATCCACATTCTCGAGTGCAAGGCGGCCCTCACCTTGATACTTAACCGAGAGACCGTGTGCCTCAACCGCTGGGCAGCCGGCGTCATCTGACATGCGTTCGGGATGATTCGGCACAGAGTCCCCGCTCACAACATCAGGCAGCCGGCGAAGACCGCAGCGATGAAAGGGGTTACGGCTAGCTTGATCGCCCCGGCGCCCTCGACGACACCAAGGAGTATTCCGCATGATAGCGCACCAAGCGAGCCAATAATGACTAGAAACGGCCCGATGATCTGTGCCCAAGCGCCCGACCTTGGCTGGTATGAAGGGATTACCTGAGAGTAAAGCAGCTTCATTTTGCTTATGCGAGGATGGAGAAGAAAAAACAGGAGCGGATAGAAAAGCGCAACCACCGAGTTGTTCACCGCGATCGGGACGCCGAGAACTGGGAAAGGCACCAGTCCGAGCAGGTCAACACCCCACGCAATTACGCTTGCACAGGCGAGCGCGGCTAGAATGCCAACGATAACGTTGAGGAGGTAACTTGTGGCATTGGTGTTTTTCCTGAAGAGGTTTTCAAGGAGTTTGTAGGGCAGATACCCTAGCATGAAGTTGCCCAACATGCCGAATATGCTTCCCAGGCCGAACATGCCGCCCAGAACGTCGCCAACCAAGTTGCCGATCGCCGAGCCCCAAGCCGCGGCAGGACCGAACAGCAGCGAGCACACAAGCGGAACGAGGCTTGCAGGTCTAAGCTCCGTATAGCCAGGGATAATCACGAGGCCCTTGAAGGGCAACAGCACTGCGACAAACATGGCGGCGACCACAGCGGTCAGAACGATCATCCGCGTGTTCTGCCACATGCCGAAAAGCTCGTTACTGCGCAATGTCAGGCATCCTCCCATTCACTTCCCTGTCCGCATACCGCTGCCTCAACGACATCGGAGCCATACTCACCGCACGCACCGCTCTTGATCTTCTGAAATAGCCGGTCAGCTTCTCGTTGAAGAGGCCTGCCCTGATTTCGTGTAGAGTCTTGATTTCACCGAAGTCGGAGCGAAAGGCCGGGGAGATTGCATGTATTAACAGGCTAATGAAGCTCCGGAGCAAATGACTCTGATAATCCAAATCTCTTATCCCGTCCTGATTGGGCTGCGATCTCACTATAATACTGCCACCAGCGGTTCGCTGCTGTCAATGAGGGTCAGGATTGCGGTTTTCGGGACAGTTAGCTTGGCCGGTCGTCGTCATTCTCAAGAGCTTAATAACCTAAAACTCTTAATAAACGTCCTGTGTAGCCCGAACGAGGCGAGGACTATGAGAGAGGGCATCATCTTCATGGAGTGACGCCCCACGCTTACGGTGAACGTCTCGGTGAAGGTAAAAAACGCCAATGTAAGAAGGATCGGTGAGGCCAGAAGCAGCCACCGGCCGCGGTAGCAAAAGACGGCTATGGCACTGAAGATGAGCAGCACAACGTTGGGAATGAGAAAACTATACTGGATGTAGTGATTGCGATTCGTCGTGGGATAGTAGAGAAAATATCGCTCCTCCCAGTTAGCGGCGTTCAGCCAGAGGTTCACTATTTTCTGAGGTGCGTTGCTCAGCCAAGACCAGGGATTACGCCATAGGAACTTAAAGGCCTCGCGAAGGAGAATGTCGTTCGCCTGGACCTCAGGCAGGCCGTCAACCTTCGAGTCGATATCAGGCGGAATCGAGGTGCCGAGTCCGGCAACGTTGCGCTGGCTGGGGATATAAAGCCCCTCCATCATGTTTGTCCCGACCAGGGTCGTCCCAGGCAAGAACCTATGGAAAACTAGAGCGTTTCGAATCACCCAGGGAGACAGGAGTGTGCATACGGCAAGCAACATGAGCACCGGCATAAGGGCGGCGCGCCTCATGCCGATCTTTTCGGCCCTCAGAATAAAGAATAGGACGATCGAGAGGGGCAAAGCTAAGGCGAACGATTCAGGTCTGGTCAGTGCCGCTGCGCCGAGCAACAGCCCACTTAGGACAAAAAGCCTGATCTTGGGCGTCGCTATGGCTTCGGCCATTGCCCAAAGGGACAGAGTAGTCAGCATCATGCTGAGATTCTCCGCCATTAAGACAATGTTTTGCTGAAAAAACGGAAGATATGCGGCAGTAAGGCCTGTCGCTAAAAGACCCACACTCACGCTGCCGAAGAGTCGCCTCGAGAGCGCAAAGACCGCGAACATCGTCACAACGTCGAAGAAGCACTGAAGCAAGAATACGGCCCTGTATCTCTCGCCGAAGATGCGATAGACCAGCGCCAGAAACAGTGGGTACAGAGGCGGGCGTCTTGCGCTGGGCTCGTTGAGCCGCTCGCGCATCAGAAAGCGGAAGCGCCCAGAAAGACCTTTCAGACAGTAGCCTTCTCCAGCGACGAGGTTCTTGGCCAACTGGTTGTACTCCTGGGGGTCGGCCTGTTGGGTCACAGGAACGAAATAGGGCGTGGCGAACATCCACACCACTCTCGCGATTAAACCAACCGCTACAATGCTAATAAGCCAGACACGCTGGCCTCTCTTGAGCCCTGAGAACAGTCTCATATCATCTCCGAAGTGTCATCAAACCCGATATTATATGGCAAGATGTGCAATTGGCTCAACACCCGTGGGCCGAACGAGAGAGAATCTGACAGGATGTCGTCAGCGTAAGGTCGGCGGCGCCGGCTG
This bacterium DNA region includes the following protein-coding sequences:
- a CDS encoding energy-coupling factor transporter ATPase gives rise to the protein MPNHPERMSDDAGCPAVEAHGLSVKYQGEGRLALENVDFGLARGKAIAIMGHTGAGKSTFLKCLNGLIPNFQRAEITGSLSVFGLCPSEHGVAELAGKVGIVFQEFENQLFCTNVEQEVAFGPENLGVDPDEIRRRVTECLEVVGLSGFEDREPASLSGGEKQRLAIASVLAMHPDLLLLDETTTDLDPEGRAAVYRVVSQLRILGATVVMIEHEVESLVDFDGIALMQHGRLGSSLSPGQLCGQPDVLSRSGIRPHQVAEACQALGTDELMLGVDDAYKTISHSFVPNHARYEELLKAEREDVMRRRLPLIEVQSLSHSYEKGRFAVQDISLSIGRGDFVALVGRNGSGKTTFVKHLNALLKPTAGKVLLRGKNVSRMRISEVARDVGFVFQNPDNQVFCETIEQEVRFGPENLGYSEKQIERLVTSAIETVDLAAKKSSDPFCLTKGERQRTAIASTLACDPEILILDEPTTGLDYFQERKVMSMLSSLNSQGKTVIFITHSLHLVPEYARRVIAFVKGGIVYDGPVRAFFEPQNRELLAQAGLVPPKIVELSHRFGMTALSVSEFVSLFDKSG
- a CDS encoding energy-coupling factor transporter transmembrane component T, which translates into the protein MSNKRYGLYSPRITPFHKLHPLTKLICASLLLVSPLVMSDLAGSLGYLVGLLIVVTFARAWRSVRTVLPIILIMAVVTVVVWPLFFRSGEEVASFLGLSITNEGLFRGITMASRLISLVLVGVVFLTVTRVEEFMAALRMLGIPFVFTFTLMLSFRLVPTFISTVGLIRDAQKARGHTLDQGNPVRRAIKHIPLIVPVVLHALRATDVLSMALESRAFGKKANRTSILRLRHSWRDPLGYGVAVLVLAAAIAWRYHF
- a CDS encoding nucleotidyltransferase domain-containing protein — encoded protein: MQVDVATEEVLVDIAETLGRAGPVIRVILYGSRAAGTAGTESDIDLVIVEAGAPDKRREQRRLRALLPPDLPVWVDLWVMGEEQFQEEKDVIGGLAYPANKYGRVLYEKP
- a CDS encoding NADH-ubiquinone oxidoreductase-F iron-sulfur binding region domain-containing protein; translated protein: EQPRTPKYLICNADEGDPGAFMDRSVLEADPHAIVEGMIIGAKAIGAEQGFIYVRTEYPLAVQRIKKAIKQAEENGLLGEGILGSDLKFTLSVVRGAGAFVCGEESALMQSIMGHVGRPKQRPPFPAQKGLWGKPTNINNVETWANIPQIILKGGEWLAGLGTENSKGTKIFSLVGKVNNTGLVEVPMGIKIREIVYGIGGGVLGGRKFKAVQTGGPSGGCLPESMLDMPIDYESLKSVGSMMGSGGLIVMDEKTCMVDVARYFTDFLAHESCGKCFTCRKGLERMLEILTNICEGKGKEGDVELLEELAIMVRETSMCALGQTAANPVLSTIRYFRDEYDAHIREAICPAGFCKALITYSILEDKCVGCGACARACPVGAISGEKKQVHNIDTGKCIECGACAEVCKFDAINIA
- a CDS encoding 2Fe-2S iron-sulfur cluster-binding protein, whose translation is MPKLTIDGIEVEVEKGTTLLEAIRFLGINVPTLCYNDGLTPYGACRLCIVEIGKPPRSTIVSSCIYPAEDGLYVRANSEKVIKLRKLIIELMLATVSSSKTIQDLASKFGVTQCRFEPEHEECIHCGLCVRMCNEQMMSGAIAFAQRGKDMVITTPFDKTSEVCRQCGACMYICPCCELRCQGPDAETTVCNGCLNLEPPCLDTYEDKMCFLDPCAACELAGPFRSDMKKKDEA
- a CDS encoding FMN-binding glutamate synthase family protein codes for the protein MTLTKLNATAATLSKNRTEGSVCPSSGMCVTCIDGCVGMCEIGKSAYRGHEVIYPQPFGIITTAAEKDYPVDYSYLNIMGTAVGAVGIEADSDKALFPNVTLERKIGKNNPIKVKLPFVIPGLGSTNIAKQNWEGLAIGSALAGTIVTIGENVVGMDVESTIKNGKVVDAPDLAWRIKTFFDWQRDGYGDIVVQANIEDTKLGIQEYAIRECGAQTVELKWGQGAKDIGGEVKIKDLKKAQLLYKRGYIVLPDPTDPVVIDAFNHGSFREFERHSRVGMVNLDDFLKRVEELRKAGAKRVFLKTGAYRPADLARAVKFSSIAGIDLLTIDGAGGGTGMSPWRMMNEWGIPSLELHTLTYQFCDRLAKKGKYVPDIALAGGFTFEDQIFKALALCSPYAKLIGMARSPLAAAMVGKTIGKRLEVGDLPVFIERFGYSKDEIFVTAPKLREEYGDKFDDIPTGAIGVYTYYERLAQGIRQMMAGARKFALEHMTRHDLASLTRDCEALTGIPYTMDVDKEEVDKILDA
- a CDS encoding HEPN domain-containing protein; this encodes MRSRERVVWDLVHQWLFKADRDLEAARILLEELDHDYEAVGFHAQQAAEKYLKALLIRHQVEFPKTHDIRQLLRHLKPVDARLCKVFMGATDLTVYGVEFRYPGDYPPADKREGSRLLELAETVSRGVLEHLKMYLDAGPPV
- a CDS encoding glycosyltransferase family 39 protein — translated: MRLFSGLKRGQRVWLISIVAVGLIARVVWMFATPYFVPVTQQADPQEYNQLAKNLVAGEGYCLKGLSGRFRFLMRERLNEPSARRPPLYPLFLALVYRIFGERYRAVFLLQCFFDVVTMFAVFALSRRLFGSVSVGLLATGLTAAYLPFFQQNIVLMAENLSMMLTTLSLWAMAEAIATPKIRLFVLSGLLLGAAALTRPESFALALPLSIVLFFILRAEKIGMRRAALMPVLMLLAVCTLLSPWVIRNALVFHRFLPGTTLVGTNMMEGLYIPSQRNVAGLGTSIPPDIDSKVDGLPEVQANDILLREAFKFLWRNPWSWLSNAPQKIVNLWLNAANWEERYFLYYPTTNRNHYIQYSFLIPNVVLLIFSAIAVFCYRGRWLLLASPILLTLAFFTFTETFTVSVGRHSMKMMPSLIVLASFGLHRTFIKSFRLLSS
- a CDS encoding QueT transporter family protein, yielding MRSNELFGMWQNTRMIVLTAVVAAMFVAVLLPFKGLVIIPGYTELRPASLVPLVCSLLFGPAAAWGSAIGNLVGDVLGGMFGLGSIFGMLGNFMLGYLPYKLLENLFRKNTNATSYLLNVIVGILAALACASVIAWGVDLLGLVPFPVLGVPIAVNNSVVALFYPLLFFLLHPRISKMKLLYSQVIPSYQPRSGAWAQIIGPFLVIIGSLGALSCGILLGVVEGAGAIKLAVTPFIAAVFAGCLML